The Rhipicephalus sanguineus isolate Rsan-2018 chromosome 7, BIME_Rsan_1.4, whole genome shotgun sequence genome includes a window with the following:
- the LOC119400873 gene encoding (3R)-3-hydroxyacyl-CoA dehydrogenase produces the protein MVNDNKARPDGGAAIVNVASIVSKCGGPGAAAYCASKAGVVGLTKSAAQELAAHGIRCNAVLPGMTETPMIAPVPEELKTSTHEATPLKRSAQPREIAEAIKYLCLPAASSFVTGATLEVAGGYAM, from the coding sequence ATGGTCAATGACAACAAAGCTCGGCCCGACGGCGGAGCAGCTATTGTGAACGTAGCCAGCATCGTGTCCAAGTGCGGCGGCCCGGGTGCAGCAGCTTACTGCGCCTCTAAAGCAGGCGTCGTGGGGCTGACCAAGTCTGCCGCGCAAGAACTGGCGGCCCACGGCATCCGCTGCAACGCCGTGCTTCCCGGCATGACGGAAACGCCTATGATTGCCCCCGTGCCCGAGGAGCTAAAGACCTCAACTCACGAGGCGACGCCGCTCAAGAGGTCCGCCCAGCCGCGAGAGATCGCCGAGGCCATCAAGTACCTGTGCTTGCCGGCGGCTAGTTCCTTCGTCACTGGCGCTACTCTCGAGGTCGCCGGAGGGTACGCTATGTGA